In Rhizobium sp. CIAT894, the genomic window TGCGGCGCGCGGCGGGCTCGGGCTCGGTTGAAGCGGCACCTGTCCCGTTTCTGGATGAATCCAGCGGTAATCTCGGAAGTATTGTTAAATATTGAGGTGAGTCGGTAATGGAATACTTACTGTGTATAGGGCCCTTTGTCTCGTTCGCATCTCGTTAACTCTTTTCCTTAAGTCGATGGAAACGGCCATTCGCTAGGTTGCAGTCATCCGATCAACGGCAACAGTTGGCGGACGTGCTGAACATCAACTGGAGTTAGGAGTTACCATGACCAAGCTTTTTAGCCGCTTTCTGAAGGACGAATCCGGCGCGACCGCAATCGAATACGGCCTGATCGCCGCCCTCATTTCCGTAGCGCTCATCACCGGTGCAACGAGCCTTGGCGGCAAGATCGGCAACACGTTTAACGGCCTGAGCACTAAGATGGACACCTCGGTCACCGCGAGCGGCGGCTAATAGCTGCTGCCTGACGGCATTGGCATATGCCGGCCGGATGTCCTCCGGCCGAGCTATTCGAGCGGGCTCACAGGCTGAACGGCCGTGAGCCTTTTCGCATCTCGTTATGATCGGGAATATCGATGATCGCAGCTGCAGTCTTCCTGATACTGCCACTCTGCCTCGCCATGGCGGCTTTCTCTGATCTGTTCACCATGACGATCCCGAATCGCATTTCCCTGATCCTCGTCGCCACCTTCTTTCTCCTCGCACCGCTCTCCGGCCTGGGCTGGGAGATGATCGGCATGCATTTCGCCGCCGCCGCCATCGTCTTCTGTGCCTGCTTCGCGCTTTTTGCCTTCAATGTGATGGGCGGCGGCGACGCCAAGCTGTTGAGCGCCACCGCGCTCTGGTTCGGTCTGAATGAATCGCTACTTTTCCTGATGACCGATGTCGCCGCGATCGGCGGTCTCATCACACTGCTCATCCTGCTGGTGAGAACACAGTCCAATACCATCCTGGCCATCGGCCTGCCGGTGCCGAACTCGGTCCTGCTCGCCAAGAAGATCCCCTACGGCATCGCGATCGCGATCGGCGGCTTCATGGCCTTCCCCTCCTCGCCGCTGTTCATCGCCGCGTTGGAAAGCCTGAAATAACGGCATTTTAAATGCCCGTTAACTTAAAATCTAAGCGTTCCATTAACCATAATTATACCATTTGCTGAGCATTCTGCGGGGCGAACATATCGTGCCCTGAGGAATGATCGATGAAACCGGCCCGCCTTATAATTCTCGCTGTCGCCGTGGCGGCCGCCGGCCTTGCCGGCCTGCTGGCGATGCAAATGGCAGGCAGCGGCGGTGTCGTCACCCAGGTTCAGTCGGTCATCGAGAAGGAACCGACGGTCAACGTCCTCGTCTCCACCGGCAATCTGGCGGTCGGCGCAAGGCTGGACGAGCAGTCGGTGCATTGGATGGCCTGGCCGCAGGGCGGCGTCGTCCCGGGCCTCATCACCGAAACTGACAAGCCGGATGCGATCAAGGATCTGCAGGGCGCCGTCGTGCGTCTGCCGATTTTCGAAGGCGAACCGATCCGGCCGGAAAAGATCGCCGATTCCAACAGCCGCATCCTGTCCTCGCTGTTGCCGGCCGGCAAGCGCGCCGTGGCGACCGAGATATCGGTTGCAACTGGTGCCGGTGGTTTCATCCTGCCGAACGACCGCGTCGATGTCATCATGGTCCGCAAGGGCACCGAAGCCGACAAGCTTATCACCGAAACCGTGCTCAGCAATGTCCGCGTCCTCGCCATCGACCAGCAGATCCAGGAAAAGGACGACGGCTCGAAGGCCGTAGTCGGCACCACCGCCACTCTCGAGCTCACGCCTGACCAGACGAAGGTTCTCGCCGTTGCCCAGCAGATGGCGGACCGGCTGTCCCTGGCGCTGCGCTCGGTCGCCGATGCGCAGGAACAGGATACCAGCGCCGCCGATTATCTGCTGAGCGGCGACAACGGCAGTGCCATCATCCAGGTCATAAAATCGGGCGCCATCGTTACGGATGCCAGCGCAGCGCCGAAGGCGGAGTAAGAGGACGTGCAAATGGGCAATTCAACGCGGCGCACCCGGCTTCTCCTGACAGGCTGCCTTTCGCTGGCAGTCGGCGTCTCCGGAACGGCGCCGGCCTCATTCGCGCCGTTTCTCGCGGCAGGCGAGGCGCGTGCCGATTCCGAGAACCTGATCCGCATCTCTCAGACCGGCCGCGATGCCCACCGCCGGCTGAAGCTCGGGCTGAACAAGGCCGTCGTCGTCGATTTGCCGGAGGATGCGCATGATATCCTCGTATCCGATCCGACCATGGCCGATGCCGTGACCCGCACCTCGCGGCGCATCTATCTGTTCGGCAAGAAGGTCGGCCAGACGAATATCTTTGTCTTCGGCGCCGGCGGACAGGAGATCGTCAATCTCGACATCGAGATCGAGCGCGACGTCTCCGGCCTCGAAGTCAATCTCCGCCGTTTCATTCCAGACTCCAACATCAACGTCGAAATCGTCTCCGACAACATCGTGTTGACCGGCACGGTGCGCACGCCGCAGGACGCCACGCAGGCGGCCGATCTGGCGCAGGTCTTCCTGAAGGGTGGCGAGGCGACGACCAGAACCGAGACGGCATCCGGCACCGGCGGTGACAGCTCGGTGGCGCTCTTTGCCGAAGGCCGCCAGGCCTCACAGGTCGTCAATCTCCTGCAGATCGAGGGTGAGGACCAGGTCACCCTCAAGGTGACGATCGCCGAGGTGCGCCGCGAGGTGCTGAAGCAGCTCGGCTTCGACAATCTCGTTTCCAATTCTTCCGGTATGACGGTCGCCCAGCTCGGCAGCCCCAGTGCCGACAGCGCCACATCGACGGTTGGCGGCGGCCTGGCGGCGCTCTTCAAGAGCACGATCGGCAAATACGACATCTCCACCTATCTCAACGCACTAGAGCAGGCCAAGGTTGTCAAGACGCTCGCCGAGCCGACGCTGACGGCGATATCGGGGCAGGCAGCGACCTTCAATTCCGGCGGCCAACAGCTTTATTCGACGACCGACAGCGACGGCAACGTCACCGTCACGCCGTTCAACTACGGCATCAACCTCGCCTTCAAGCCTGTCGTGCTGTCATCGGGACGCATCAGCCTGCAGATCAAGACCAATGTCTCCGAACCGGTGGCCGGTAGCGGCAACGCCACCTATCAGCGCCGTTCGGCGGAGACTTCGGTGGAACTGCCCTCCGGCGGTTCGATCGCGCTCGCCGGCCTGATCCGCGATAATGTGTCCCAGACGATGGGCGGCACGCCCGGCGTCTCGAAGATCCCGCTGCTCGGGACGCTGTTCCGCCAGAAGGGTTTCGAGCGTCAGGAAACCGAGCTCGTCATCATCGCCACTCCGTATCTGGTACGCCCGGTGGCGCGCAATCAGCTCAACCGGCCGGACGATAATTTCAGCCCCGAGAACGACGGCGCAACCTTCTTCCTCAACCGTGTCAACAAGGTCTACGGCCGCCGCGAGGCGCCGGTCGCCGATGCGCAGTTCCACGGCTCGATCGGGTTCATCTACAAATGAGCGGGGCAGGATCGGCAGCAATGGACGAGAACAGAGATCAGGCGATGGCCCATATGAAATCGACGACACCCCGCCTCGGAATCTCGAAGGTGCTTCTATCCGCAGCCGCCATTTCGGCGGCGATCCTTTCCGGATGCGCCGGCCCGCACGACCAGCTGACAACAGGCGGTATTCCCGATGATTACCGCGCCCGCCACCCGATCATCGTGACGGAGGCCGAGCAGACGGTGGATATACCAGTCGCTTCCACCGATCGCCGCCTGACCAGCGCTCAGCGTGACCTCATCCGCGGTTTTGCCGCAAACTACACCGCGCGCGCCTCGGGCCCGGTTTACGTGCTGTCGCCGCAAGGCTCGCCGAATTCGGCGGCAGCCTATCAACTGCGCAATCAGGTCCGTGCCGAGTTGGCTTCGAGGGGGATAGCAAGCTCGAAAATCATCTACACCTCCTATGCCGCGGCCGGGCCCGGCGACGCGGCGCCGATCCGGTTGAGCTTTACCGGCACCACCGCAATCACCACGCAATGCGGTCAGTGGCCGAAAGACATTTCGAGCGATCTCACCAACCAGAATTACTATAATTTCGGCTGCGCCTCGCAGAACAACCTTGCCGCTCAGGTCGCCAATCCCGAGGATCTGGTGGCACCCCGCGGCATGACCCCGATCGACGCGCAGCGGCGCAATAACGCGATCCAGGAATACCGGACGACGACGTCGACGATCGAAGATGTCGCCGGCAGCGACAGCAGCTTCTGAGGCGGAACGGGACGATGAGCGCGATCGAATACGAAATCAAGAATCCCAGCGAGCTTCGCCACGCCGAAGAGGCGGTGCGCATGGCGGATCTGGAAAATATGCGGCCGCTGCCGCGCATCTCGGTGCATGCCTTCTGCGAGAGCGAGGCGCTGCAGCATATCATGGAACGCTGCGCCAACGACCGGCGCGTGGCCAAGGTCAGCATGCGCATCACCAGCGGCGGCATCGCCGCTGCCGCCAATATGTTTTCCGGCGCCCCGACGCCGAACCTCATCATCCTCGAGACCAAGGCGAATGCGGCAAACCTCCTTGGCGAACTTGCGCCGCTCGCCGCGGTCTGCGATCCCAGCACCAAGGTCGTCATTATCGGTTACTACAACGATATCGGGCTTTATCGCGAGCTCATCCGCAACGGCATCTCCGAATATATGGTCCAGCCTGTCGCCATGCCCGATATCCTGGCGTCGATGGCATCGATCTTCGTCGATCCGGAAGCCGAGCCGCTCGGGCGCAGTGTCGCCTTCATCGGCTCGAAGGGCGGCACCGGCGCTTCGACCATCGCCCATAATTGCGCCTTCGGCATTTCCAATCTCTTCTCCACCGAGACGATCCTGGCCGATCTCGACCTGCCTTATGGCACGGCGAATATCGACTTCGACCAGGATCCGGCCATGGGCATCGCCGAAGCGGTCTTCGCGCCCGATCGTCTCGATGAGGTCTTTCTCGACCGTCTGCTGACGAAATGCTCCGAGCATCTTTCCCTGCTTGCGGCCCCCTCGCTGCTCGATCGTGCCTACGATTTCGACGGCCAGGCTTTCCAGCCGGTGCTCGATGTCCTGCAGCGCAGCGCGCCCGTTACCGTGCTCGATGTTCCGCATGCATGGTCGGAATGGACGCGCTCGGTACTATCAAGCGTCGACGAAGTGGTCATCACAGCGGTTCCCGATCTCGCCAACCTGCGCAATGCCAAGAACATGCTGGACGCGCTGCGCAAGATGCGGCCGAACGACAAGCCGCCGCATCTCATCCTCAATCAGGTCGGCATGCCGAAACGCCCGGAGATTTCACCGTCGGATTTCTGCGAGCCGCTGGAGATCGATCCGATCGCCATCATTCCCTTCGACATCAATCTTTTCGGCAATGCCGCCAATAGTGGCCGGATGATTTCGGAAGTCGACCCGAAGTCGCCGACGGCGGAAACTTTTTCGCAGATATCGCACATCGTCACCGGCCGTGTCGCGATCAGGAAGGCGAAGAAGGGCGGCCTGCTGGGCCTCCTGAAGCGCAAGTAGACGATGAGCAATTCCAGCAAAACTGTGCAGCGGTTCTGCCAGGTAAAGCGCAAAGCGCTTTTGCCGAGAATTGCCTGAAAATAAAAAGATAGAGCAGATTGGATTAAGCGGCATGTTTGGAAAACGCGGAAACGAAGGTTCCGGAAAGGTCGGAGGCGCGATTGCTCCCCCGCCGCCGGCTCCGGCCGCAGCCCCTGCGGCCTCTTCCCCCTCTATTCTGGTCGAACCCTCGCGCGAGCCTGCACGACAGCAGGTGACGCCGCCGCCGATGCAGACGCCGCAGCGCAAGCGCCCTGTTCGCACCGATGAATATTACGACACCAAGGCGCAGGTCTTTTCCGCGCTGATCGATACGATCGATCTCTCGCAGCTTTCCAAGCTCGACGGCGAAAGCGCCCGCGAGGAAATCCGCGACATCGTCAACGACATCATCACCATCAAGAACTTTGCGATGTCGATCTCCGAGCAGGAAGAGCTGCTCGAGGATATCTGCAACGACGTTCTCGGCTACGGTCCGCTGGAGCCATTGCTGGCGCGCGACGATATTGCCGACATCATGGTCAACGGCGCCGGCCAGACTTTCATCGAAGTCGGCGGCAAAACGATCGAATCGGAGATCCGCTTCCGCGACAATGCGCAGCTTCTCTCGATCTGCCAGCGCATCGTCAGCCAGGTCGGCCGCCGCGTCGACGAATCGAGCCCGATCTGCGACGCCCGCCTGCCTGATGGCTCGCGTGTCAACGTCATCGCACCGCCGCTGTCGATCGACGGGCCGGCGCTCACCATCCGCAAGTTCAAGAAGGACAAGCTGACGCTCGATCAGCTCGTCCGCTTCGGCGCGATCACGCCGGAAGGCGCGACCGTGCTGCAGATCATCGGGCGGGTGCGCTGCAACGTCGTCATTTCAGGCGGCACCGGCTCGGGCAAGACGACGCTTTTGAACTGCCTCACCAACTATATCGACAGGGATGAACGCGTCATCACCTGCGAGGATACCGCCGAACTGCAGCTGCAGCAGCCGCATGTCGTGCGTCTGGAAACACGCCCGCCGAATATCGAAGGCGAGGGCGAGATCACCATGCGCGATCTCGTCAAGAACTGCCTGCGTATGCGTCCCGAGCGCATCATCGTCGGCGAAGTGCGCGGACCTGAAGTTTTCGACTTGCTGCAGGCGATGAACACCGGTCACGACGGCTCGATGGGCACCATTCACGCCAACACGCCGCGTGAATGCCTGAGCCGTATCGAATCGATGATCGCTATGGGCGGTTTCACCCTGCCGGCAAAGACGGTCCGTGAGATTATTTCGAGTTCGGTTGATGTGATCGTTCAGGCCGCACGTCTTCGCGACGGTTCGCGCCGTATCACCCAGATCACCGAGGTGATCGGCATGGAAGGCGACGTCATCATCACCCAGGACCTGATGCGCTACGAGATCGAGGGCGAGGACGCGGGCGGCCGCCTGATCGGACGGCACATGTCGACCGGCATCGGCAAGCCGCATTTCTGGGATCGCGCCCGCTACTTCAACGAGGAAAAGCGTCTTGCCGCCGCCCTCGACGCGATGGAAGCGAAAACGAAGGAATAGGCGAAATGTTCGGGTTCGATCCGATAGTGCTGGCCATCACCGTCCTCGCCGCCGTCTCCGCGGCGGCGGTCGCCTACGCCCTGTTGTTTTCCCGGATCGAGGCCGACAAGAAATCGGCAAGCCGCATCAACCGCGTCAAATCGGCCGAAGTCGACCGGGTCAAGGTCAAGGCTGCGCGCGATCGGGTGCAGGAGCTGTCGAAGCGCCGTAAATCGGTGCAGGACAATCTCAAGGATCTGGAAAAGCGCCAGCACGAAAAGACCAAGAAGACCCTGTCGCTGAAGTCCAGGCTGGTGCAGGCTGGTCTGGCGATCACGGTGGCGAAATTCTATCTCATCAGTGCCATCTTCGCCTGCGTGCTGCTGCTCGTGGCCTTTGTCGTCGGGGCATCCCCGATGGTGATGATCGGCATCGCCGTCGTCGCCGGTCTCGGCCTGCCGCGCTGGATCGTCGGCTTCCTGATCAAGCGCCGCCAGAACAAGTTCCTCAACGAACTCCCCAATGCGCTCGACGTCATCACCCGCTCGATCAAATCCGGTCTGCCGCTCAACGATGCGATCCGTCTGATCGCCACCGAGGGCACCGAGCCGGTCAAGAGCGAGTTCCGCCGCGTGATCGAGGCGCAGCAGGTGGGGCTCAGCATTCCCGACGCCTGCGGGCGCATGACGCTCCATATGCCGCTTCAGGAAGTCAACTTCTTCGCCATCGTCATCGCCATCCAGTCGCAGGCCGGCGGCAATCTCTCCGAAGCGATCGGCAACCTCTCCAAGGTGCTGCGCGAGCGCAGGAAGATGAAGGCCAAGGTCCAGGCACTTTCCATGGAAGCCAAGGCGTCGGCCGTCATCATCGGTGCTCTGCCCTTCATCGTCGCGACCCTCGTCTATCTCACCTCGCCGAACTACATGATGATCCTTTTTACCGATCCGCGCGGCCACCTCATCATGGGCATTTCGGGGATCTGGATGTCGATCGGCATCTTCGTCATGCGCAACATGGTCAATTTTGACATCTAGCCGGAAGGACGCACCATGTCGCAGGACCTTGCCGCAACTCTCACCAATCCGAGCATGCTGATCGCGCTCCTCGTCGCGATCGCCGTCTTCGCCACCTTTTACACGATTGCCGTCCCCTTCTTCGAGCGTGGCGATCTCAGCAAGCGGATGAAGGCCGTTTCGACCGAGCGCGAGCAGATCCGCGCGCGCGAACGCGCCCGCATGAATACCGAACCCGGCGCCGGCAAGGCCTCGCTCCGGAGCCAGAACAACCGTTCGGTCCGCCAGATCGTCGAGCGCTTCAACCTGCGCAAGGCGCTGGTCGACGACAATACGGTCAACAAGCTGCGCGCCGCCGGTTTGCGCTCGGAAAATGCGCTGAATACCTTCCTCGTCGCGCGTTTCCTGCTGCCTTTCCTGTTCCTGGCGCTTGC contains:
- a CDS encoding Flp family type IVb pilin — protein: MTKLFSRFLKDESGATAIEYGLIAALISVALITGATSLGGKIGNTFNGLSTKMDTSVTASGG
- a CDS encoding prepilin peptidase; its protein translation is MIAAAVFLILPLCLAMAAFSDLFTMTIPNRISLILVATFFLLAPLSGLGWEMIGMHFAAAAIVFCACFALFAFNVMGGGDAKLLSATALWFGLNESLLFLMTDVAAIGGLITLLILLVRTQSNTILAIGLPVPNSVLLAKKIPYGIAIAIGGFMAFPSSPLFIAALESLK
- the cpaB gene encoding Flp pilus assembly protein CpaB — encoded protein: MKPARLIILAVAVAAAGLAGLLAMQMAGSGGVVTQVQSVIEKEPTVNVLVSTGNLAVGARLDEQSVHWMAWPQGGVVPGLITETDKPDAIKDLQGAVVRLPIFEGEPIRPEKIADSNSRILSSLLPAGKRAVATEISVATGAGGFILPNDRVDVIMVRKGTEADKLITETVLSNVRVLAIDQQIQEKDDGSKAVVGTTATLELTPDQTKVLAVAQQMADRLSLALRSVADAQEQDTSAADYLLSGDNGSAIIQVIKSGAIVTDASAAPKAE
- a CDS encoding type II and III secretion system protein family protein; this translates as MGNSTRRTRLLLTGCLSLAVGVSGTAPASFAPFLAAGEARADSENLIRISQTGRDAHRRLKLGLNKAVVVDLPEDAHDILVSDPTMADAVTRTSRRIYLFGKKVGQTNIFVFGAGGQEIVNLDIEIERDVSGLEVNLRRFIPDSNINVEIVSDNIVLTGTVRTPQDATQAADLAQVFLKGGEATTRTETASGTGGDSSVALFAEGRQASQVVNLLQIEGEDQVTLKVTIAEVRREVLKQLGFDNLVSNSSGMTVAQLGSPSADSATSTVGGGLAALFKSTIGKYDISTYLNALEQAKVVKTLAEPTLTAISGQAATFNSGGQQLYSTTDSDGNVTVTPFNYGINLAFKPVVLSSGRISLQIKTNVSEPVAGSGNATYQRRSAETSVELPSGGSIALAGLIRDNVSQTMGGTPGVSKIPLLGTLFRQKGFERQETELVIIATPYLVRPVARNQLNRPDDNFSPENDGATFFLNRVNKVYGRREAPVADAQFHGSIGFIYK
- a CDS encoding CpaD family pilus assembly protein, whose translation is MSGAGSAAMDENRDQAMAHMKSTTPRLGISKVLLSAAAISAAILSGCAGPHDQLTTGGIPDDYRARHPIIVTEAEQTVDIPVASTDRRLTSAQRDLIRGFAANYTARASGPVYVLSPQGSPNSAAAYQLRNQVRAELASRGIASSKIIYTSYAAAGPGDAAPIRLSFTGTTAITTQCGQWPKDISSDLTNQNYYNFGCASQNNLAAQVANPEDLVAPRGMTPIDAQRRNNAIQEYRTTTSTIEDVAGSDSSF
- a CDS encoding CpaE family protein codes for the protein MSAIEYEIKNPSELRHAEEAVRMADLENMRPLPRISVHAFCESEALQHIMERCANDRRVAKVSMRITSGGIAAAANMFSGAPTPNLIILETKANAANLLGELAPLAAVCDPSTKVVIIGYYNDIGLYRELIRNGISEYMVQPVAMPDILASMASIFVDPEAEPLGRSVAFIGSKGGTGASTIAHNCAFGISNLFSTETILADLDLPYGTANIDFDQDPAMGIAEAVFAPDRLDEVFLDRLLTKCSEHLSLLAAPSLLDRAYDFDGQAFQPVLDVLQRSAPVTVLDVPHAWSEWTRSVLSSVDEVVITAVPDLANLRNAKNMLDALRKMRPNDKPPHLILNQVGMPKRPEISPSDFCEPLEIDPIAIIPFDINLFGNAANSGRMISEVDPKSPTAETFSQISHIVTGRVAIRKAKKGGLLGLLKRK
- a CDS encoding CpaF family protein, with the protein product MFGKRGNEGSGKVGGAIAPPPPAPAAAPAASSPSILVEPSREPARQQVTPPPMQTPQRKRPVRTDEYYDTKAQVFSALIDTIDLSQLSKLDGESAREEIRDIVNDIITIKNFAMSISEQEELLEDICNDVLGYGPLEPLLARDDIADIMVNGAGQTFIEVGGKTIESEIRFRDNAQLLSICQRIVSQVGRRVDESSPICDARLPDGSRVNVIAPPLSIDGPALTIRKFKKDKLTLDQLVRFGAITPEGATVLQIIGRVRCNVVISGGTGSGKTTLLNCLTNYIDRDERVITCEDTAELQLQQPHVVRLETRPPNIEGEGEITMRDLVKNCLRMRPERIIVGEVRGPEVFDLLQAMNTGHDGSMGTIHANTPRECLSRIESMIAMGGFTLPAKTVREIISSSVDVIVQAARLRDGSRRITQITEVIGMEGDVIITQDLMRYEIEGEDAGGRLIGRHMSTGIGKPHFWDRARYFNEEKRLAAALDAMEAKTKE
- a CDS encoding type II secretion system F family protein, with the protein product MFGFDPIVLAITVLAAVSAAAVAYALLFSRIEADKKSASRINRVKSAEVDRVKVKAARDRVQELSKRRKSVQDNLKDLEKRQHEKTKKTLSLKSRLVQAGLAITVAKFYLISAIFACVLLLVAFVVGASPMVMIGIAVVAGLGLPRWIVGFLIKRRQNKFLNELPNALDVITRSIKSGLPLNDAIRLIATEGTEPVKSEFRRVIEAQQVGLSIPDACGRMTLHMPLQEVNFFAIVIAIQSQAGGNLSEAIGNLSKVLRERRKMKAKVQALSMEAKASAVIIGALPFIVATLVYLTSPNYMMILFTDPRGHLIMGISGIWMSIGIFVMRNMVNFDI